GGCATCGTCGGAGCGATCATCACGCTCGTGGTCCACACCGCGAAGTCCGCGTCTCGGCCAGCCGTCAATGCGTCGACGGGCGGAACGGGCGCCCCCCTCGCCTCCTTCGCAGAAGACGCCACCTCCGTCGGCTTGAGCCTGCTCGCGATCTTCGCGCCCATCCTTGTCACCGTCGTGCTCCTGGGACTTGGCGGCGCGTTCTACTACATCGTGACGTCCGGCCGCAGGCGACGCAGGCGCCGTGAAGCGTTGCAGGTCCAAGAGCGGCTTGAACGAGAGGCCGCCCACGAACGCGGGGAAAAGGTCGCGTGGTGGCGGGCAACCTGGCGGGACCGCCTCGAAAGGGTCAACGAGCACCGTTCTGCGCTGGCACCGAACCTGCGTTCCAAAGCCGCGCGGGTGACCAACGGCCACGGCAAGAACCAGTCAGAGGCCGACGCTCCCGGCGCCGACGCCGACGCTTCTCAGGCCGACGCTGGCAAGGACAAGCCGGAGTAGTTCAGTCGCCAAAGTCGGCGACGAAGTCGGCGACAAACTCATTGGCAGGCGTACTCATGATCGCGTCGGGCGTATCGAGCTGCTCGAGCACGGCACCCTTGGACAGCACTGCGATGCGATCGGCAAGGAGCGCGGCCTCCCTGATGTCGTGCGTCACCATGATGACGGTGGTACCCAACTCGTCCTGAAGTGCGGCGAACTCCTTCTGAAGCCGCCTGCGGCCTTGAGGATCGACGGCCCCGAACGGTTCGTCCATGAGCAACACAGGAGGCTCCGTCGCGAGCGCCCTCGCCACCCCGACTCTTTGGCGCTCGCCACCCGACAGCTCGTGGGGGTAGCGGTCGGCATAGACGGAGGGCTCGAGGCCAACGAGCGTCAACAAGTGTGTGACCCTCTGCGCTGTGCGGTCCTTGTCCCAGCCCACGAGCCCTGGCACGGTCGCGACGTTCTGACGGACGGTGCGGTGGGGAAAGAGCCCCACGTGCTGAATGACGTAGCCAATCCCTCGCCTCAGCTGCACAGGGTCCTGAGACATCACGTCGGTGCCGCCAACACTGATGGCTCCCGCGGTCGGCTCCACGAGCCTGTTGACCATCCGCAAGGTGGTCGACTTGCCGCAACCGGAGGGCCCCACCAAGGCAAGCACCTCGGAGCCGCGCACCTGCAGGCTGAGGCTCTCTACCGCGTCGGTGCCGTCGGGATACGACTTGCGGACGTGATCGAACACGATGTCGGTGCCAGCCATGCGAATTACCGTACAGGGCAGGTATGTCATACCGGCGACTAGGGTGGGTGAGATGGACGACGCACGGCCCAATCCATGGCTCTCCTGGCGCTATGTGGAGAGCAACTGGACGGAGTTGAGCGATCAGCTCACCATCCACACGACGCTCACGTTGCAGGCCATCGCCATCGCGCTCGCGATCGCTTTCCCACTCGCCGTGCTCGCGCGCAACGTACGGTGGCTGACTCGCCCGATTCTCGGCGTGACGGGCGTCCTGTACACGATTCCCTCGTTCGCTCTGTTCGCGCTGCTGGCCCCGTTCACTGGAATCGGGCGCACGACGGTGCTGATTGGGCTGGTCGTGTATACCCTCTTGGTCTTGGTGCGCAACATCCTGGCGGGACTTGAGGGCGTCGACAGGGACGTCGTCGACGCGGCCCGCGGCCTCGGCTACTCGCGGCTGCGCCTCCTGTGGGGAGTTGAGATCCCCAACGCCCTCCCCTCGATTGTGGCTGGCCTGCGCATCGCGACGGTCACCACGGTCGCGCTCGTCACCGTCGGAGTGGTCGTGGGCTACGGCGGGCTCGGGCAACTGATGTTTAGGGGCTTCCAGTCCAACTACCGTGCGCAGATCGCGACGAGTTCCATCTTGTGCTTACTCCTCGCGCTCGTACTCGACCTCGCGATCGTGGTCGCGGCGCGTGCCGCAATGCCGTGGGCGCGGCGAAGGAGGGCATCGTGAGCATTTGGCAGGAGGCGTGGGACTACATCTCCAGCGGCGCAAACTGGATGGGCGAGAACGGGCTGACGCGACCCACCTTCGACGGCGGTTGGAAATTCGCGCACGACTCCATCGTCGCGCTCACGATCGAACACCTCTACATGTCCTTCGCCGCGGTCGCCCTCGCCGCGATCACCGCCTTGCCGCTCGGCATCGCGCTTGGGCACGCCCGTCGTGGCGGAATGGTCACGGTCGCCTTGTCCAACGTGTCAAGGGCGATGCCGACGCTCGCCCTCCTCACGCTCTTTGCCGCCTCTGCCATCGGCTTCGGCAACAGGGCTGTCATCATCGCCGCGGCCATCTTCGCGTTCCCTCCCATCCTGACCAACGCGTTTACCGGCATGGCAGACGTCGACGCCGATGTCCGGGAGGCCGCAGAGGGCCAAGGCCTCACTCGCCTTCAGGTCGCCACGCGCGTCGAACTCCCGCTTGCGTGGCCGCTGATCGCGGCCGGTTTGCGAACATCGGCTTCGCAGACCGTGGCGACCGTTCCCTTGGCCGCTCTCGTGGCCGGGGGCGGCCTTGGCGTGATTATCAGCACCGGTATGGCTACCCAGCGCTACGGGGAGGTGCTCGCAGGAGGCGTGCTTGTGGCCGCCCTCACGCTCGCGGTCGACGCTGGGATGGGTGCACTCCAGCGGCGCCTCACTCCCCCGCCGCTCCGCGCAGCGTCGCTAGCACCCGCGTGAGCCATCGAGAGTCCGTACAGGCGCTACCACCAGAGAGGAGGACCGTTCCGGGAACACAACGCCTTCCCAGCGAGTTACGACTTCTGTCCGGATTGATCCCACACGAGGAGCACCATGCACACCCGTTTAGCACCTTTGGCGGCGCTCGCCACGTCGGCCCTCTTCCTGGCCGCCTGTTCATCTGGCACCACAGAGTCGCCCACGTCTAGCTCCGACACCACAGGCGCCACAGCAATGGCGGCCCAACAGTGCCTGCCCGTACCAGGCGACACCATCATGGTCCTTGAAGACGACATGATGCTTCAGAACTCCGACAATGTGATCCCAGCGGTCAATGCAGAGACCGCCAATGACCAGGCCGTCCTCGACGCCCTCAACACGGTGTCCGCCGTCCTGGACACCCCCACGCTCATCCAGCTCAACAAGGCCGTCGACATCGATCGCCAAACGTCGGCTGAGGTAGCGGCTCAGTTTGTCGCCGACGAGGGCCTCTCGGCACCGTCGGAGGGTTCCGGCTCCCTCGTGGTCGGCGCCGCCAACTTCTCCGAGAACATCACGGTTGCCGAAATCTACGCCGCGGTGCTCCGCGACGCCGGCTACGACGCGACCGTGCGCACGATCGGCAACCGTGAGACCTACATGCCCGCGCTGACCTCCGGCGAGGTCGACGTGGTGCCCGAGTACGCGGCGACCGCTGCCGAGTTCATCAACCGCTCGCTCAATGGCGCCGACGCCGACGCAGTGGCCTCAGGAGACATCGCTGAAACCAAGGCGGCTCTCGACGGCTTCAGCGACTTCGGAGTCGTGTTTGGCGAGCCGTCCGACGCTCAAGACCAGAACGCATTCGCTGTCACCACGGCGTTCTCTGAGCAGTACGGAGTCACGTCACTGAGCGAGCTCGCGGAGAACTGCGCGGGCATCGCGCTCGGCGGACCTCCGGAGTGCCCCGAGCGCACGTTCTGCCAGATCGGCCTTGAGGACGTCTACGGCATCGAGGTGACCGACTTCTCGTCGCTCGACGCTGGCGGCCCACTGACGAAGACGGCGCTGCGCCAGGGCGAGATCGCCGTCGGCCTCGTTTTCAGCTCCGACGGTGAGCTGGGAGCGTAGCCAACCCTGCCCCGTCATGCACGAAGGCCCGGTCCATGTGGACCGGGCCTTCGTGTGATGTACGCCCCCGGGGACTCGAACCCCGAACCCGCTGATTAAGAGTCAGCTGCTCTGCCAGTTGAGCTAGAGGCGCATTGGTGGCGCGACCCACAACTTTAGCAGTACCTACGGCCCCAAAGAAATCGGGGTCTTAGGGGATCGAGGGGAATGGCGCGACGTCTCTCCCGGTTGGTCAGACTATGAGCAACAGACTTGAGGCAGGCGCCTCGGCCCCTGACTTCACCGCGCCCACCGACACCGGCACCTTCACGCTGTCAGACCACCGCGGCAAGAACGTCATTGTGTACTTCTACCCAGCGGCGATGACTCCAGGCTGCACCACGCAAGCATGCGATTTCAGGGACTCCTTGTCGGCTCTGCAGGCCGCTGGCTATGAGGTGGTCGGCGTGTCGAAGGACTCCCCGCAGAAGCTCGCAGCGTTCCGCGAGAAAGAGGGGCTGAACTTCACTCTCGTGTCAGACCCTGACCTCGAAATCCAGAACCTCTACGGCGCCTGGGGAGAGAAGTCGATGTACGGCAAGACCGTTGAGGGAACGCTGCGCTCCACCGTCGTCGTCGACGCAGAGGGCAAGGTGGCGCTCGCACAGTACAACGTCAAAGCGACCGGTCACGTCGCCAAACTTCGTCGAGACCTCGGGCTCGACTAGTTTTGCCTATCCTGCGAGTGCGCTCAGCTTGCCCAACAGCCTTCTGAGCGTCACGATGCCCATGAAGTGGCCCGAGTCATCGGTGATGATGATGGGCGCCCCAGGCTCGCTGCGAGCGGTGCTGATCCGCTGAGCGACCTCGGCTGGCCTGCAGTTGACGTTCACGGTGAGGGTCGAGATGAGTTCACCCGCGATCGCCGCGGCGGGGTTCACGAGTCCGTGCGGCCGCCTGTCCCTGTCAACCACAACCACCCAGTGACTTTCCACGTGAGACCACGCATGGGCAGTGCTCTGCTCGACCGGAATCGTTGGCACCGCCTGAATGAGCCGGTGCATGGTGTCGCCCGCCTGGTCTGAGAACGCGGCGAGTTGAGCCGAGATCTCCGGATCAATGTCGGTGAAACCTGGGGAAGGCTTCGCAAACAGGAAGCCCTGCGCCAACGGCACCCTCATGTCTGCAAGGCGCTTCGCGTCGGCGAGCGACTCAATTCCTTCTGCCACCACCCACGCATCGACGCGCGAGGCGAACAAACCGAT
The Demequina sp. TMPB413 DNA segment above includes these coding regions:
- a CDS encoding DUF4126 domain-containing protein, whose product is MIAALTGAGLSAAAGLNAFIPLVVVGVFARFTTFIELPENLMWLQEWPTLIIALLLLTSELVLDKIPGVDHVNDLIQTGVRPLVGGVIFAASSSAAELEAGQFWTENPMIAGIVGAIITLVVHTAKSASRPAVNASTGGTGAPLASFAEDATSVGLSLLAIFAPILVTVVLLGLGGAFYYIVTSGRRRRRRREALQVQERLEREAAHERGEKVAWWRATWRDRLERVNEHRSALAPNLRSKAARVTNGHGKNQSEADAPGADADASQADAGKDKPE
- a CDS encoding ABC transporter ATP-binding protein, whose product is MAGTDIVFDHVRKSYPDGTDAVESLSLQVRGSEVLALVGPSGCGKSTTLRMVNRLVEPTAGAISVGGTDVMSQDPVQLRRGIGYVIQHVGLFPHRTVRQNVATVPGLVGWDKDRTAQRVTHLLTLVGLEPSVYADRYPHELSGGERQRVGVARALATEPPVLLMDEPFGAVDPQGRRRLQKEFAALQDELGTTVIMVTHDIREAALLADRIAVLSKGAVLEQLDTPDAIMSTPANEFVADFVADFGD
- a CDS encoding ABC transporter permease, with translation MDDARPNPWLSWRYVESNWTELSDQLTIHTTLTLQAIAIALAIAFPLAVLARNVRWLTRPILGVTGVLYTIPSFALFALLAPFTGIGRTTVLIGLVVYTLLVLVRNILAGLEGVDRDVVDAARGLGYSRLRLLWGVEIPNALPSIVAGLRIATVTTVALVTVGVVVGYGGLGQLMFRGFQSNYRAQIATSSILCLLLALVLDLAIVVAARAAMPWARRRRAS
- a CDS encoding ABC transporter permease, translated to MSIWQEAWDYISSGANWMGENGLTRPTFDGGWKFAHDSIVALTIEHLYMSFAAVALAAITALPLGIALGHARRGGMVTVALSNVSRAMPTLALLTLFAASAIGFGNRAVIIAAAIFAFPPILTNAFTGMADVDADVREAAEGQGLTRLQVATRVELPLAWPLIAAGLRTSASQTVATVPLAALVAGGGLGVIISTGMATQRYGEVLAGGVLVAALTLAVDAGMGALQRRLTPPPLRAASLAPA
- a CDS encoding glycine betaine ABC transporter substrate-binding protein — translated: MHTRLAPLAALATSALFLAACSSGTTESPTSSSDTTGATAMAAQQCLPVPGDTIMVLEDDMMLQNSDNVIPAVNAETANDQAVLDALNTVSAVLDTPTLIQLNKAVDIDRQTSAEVAAQFVADEGLSAPSEGSGSLVVGAANFSENITVAEIYAAVLRDAGYDATVRTIGNRETYMPALTSGEVDVVPEYAATAAEFINRSLNGADADAVASGDIAETKAALDGFSDFGVVFGEPSDAQDQNAFAVTTAFSEQYGVTSLSELAENCAGIALGGPPECPERTFCQIGLEDVYGIEVTDFSSLDAGGPLTKTALRQGEIAVGLVFSSDGELGA
- the bcp gene encoding thioredoxin-dependent thiol peroxidase; the protein is MSNRLEAGASAPDFTAPTDTGTFTLSDHRGKNVIVYFYPAAMTPGCTTQACDFRDSLSALQAAGYEVVGVSKDSPQKLAAFREKEGLNFTLVSDPDLEIQNLYGAWGEKSMYGKTVEGTLRSTVVVDAEGKVALAQYNVKATGHVAKLRRDLGLD